In Juglans microcarpa x Juglans regia isolate MS1-56 chromosome 7D, Jm3101_v1.0, whole genome shotgun sequence, the following are encoded in one genomic region:
- the LOC121238588 gene encoding pectinesterase 2 has product MNIMALRVFVTLLFLPTIFCYSSEDVKKWCSQTPHPQPCEYFLTHKPSHIPIHQKSDFLKISKQLALERTLKAKSNVLSLGTKCRNALEKAAWNDCLELYEHTILRLNYTVDPGTKCTKTDAQTWLSTALTNLETCRAGFLELGVSDYIFPLMSNNVSKLISNVLATNNVPYSEPEYKDGFPTWVKGGDRKLLQSSSPASQANIVVAKDGSGNYQTIQEAITAASKRSGSGRYVIYVKQGTYKENVQINLNNIMLVGDGMGKTIVTGSKSVGGGSTTFNSATVAVVGDGFIARDITFQNTAGAANHQAVALRSGSDLSVFYKCSFEGYQDTLYVHSERQFYRECDIYGTVDFIFGNAAVVLQNCNIYARYPPNKTNTITAQGRTDPNQNTGISIHASRVTAASDLKSSQSSVNTYLGRPWQKYSRTVFMKTYLDSLIDPAGWMEWSGDFALETLYYGEYANTGPGSSTANRVNWPGYHVITSASTAAQFTVANFIGGGSWLPATNVPYTSGL; this is encoded by the exons ATGAATATTATGGCACTTCGAGTATTCGTCACACTTTTATTTTTGCCAACAATTTTTTGCTACTCTTCAGAAGATGTGAAAAAATGGTGCAGCCAAACCCCACACCCTCAGCCGTGTGAGTATTTCTTAACCCATAAGCCCAGCCATATCCCCATACATCAAAAGTCCGATTTCCTCAAGATTTCAAAGCAACTAGCCCTTGAACGTACCCTCAAAGCCAAAAGCAACGTGCTTTCACTAGGCACCAAGTGCCGGAACGCTCTCGAAAAGGCTGCATGGAATGATTGTCTTGAGCTCTATGAGCACACCATTCTCCGGCTTAACTACACTGTAGACCCTGGCACCAAGTGCACTAAAACTGATGCTCAAACATGGCTCAGCACTGCTCTGACCAACCTCGAGACGTGCCGAGCCGGGTTCCTTGAGCTTGGGGTCTCCGACTATATCTTTCCCTTGATGTCCAACAATGTTTCCAAGTTAATCAGCAACGTTTTGGCTACCAACAATGTTCCGTATTCTGAGCCAGAGTATAAAGATGGGTTCCCAACTTGGGTCAAGGGCGGGGACCGGAAACTCCTGCAATCTTCTTCTCCGGCATCTCAGGCCAACATCGTTGTGGCCAAAGATGGGTCGGGGAATTATCAGACGATACAGGAGGCGATAACCGCAGCGTCGAAGCGATCGGGAAGTGGGAGGTATGTGATATACGTGAAGCAAGGGACGTACAAAGAAAACGTTCAGATAAATCTGAACAACATTATGTTGGTGGGAGATGGCATGGGAAAGACCATAGTCACAGGGAGCAAAAGTGTTGGCGGAGGTTCTACAACTTTCAACTCAGCCACTGTTG CTGTGGTGGGAGACGGATTCATCGCCCGAGATATCACATTCCAGAATACTGCCGGAGCAGCAAATCATCAGGCCGTGGCTCTGCGTTCAGGGTCCGATCTCTCAGTATTTTACAAGTGCAGCTTTGAAGGGTATCAAGACACTCTCTATGTGCATTCCGAGAGGCAATTCTATAGGGAATGTGACATATATGGCACGGTGGACTTTATCTTTGGCAATGCGGCTGTTGTTCTGCAAAACTGCAACATTTACGCACGTTATCCTCCAAACAAGACCAATACTATCACTGCACAAGGAAGGACAGATCCTAACCAAAACACTGGGATTTCCATTCACGCTAGCAGAGTCACGGCTGCTTCTGATTTAAAATCTTCCCAAAGCTCTGTCAATACATACCTAGGGAGGCCATGGCAGAAGTATTCACGCACAGTTTTCATGAAAACGTACCTAGACAGTTTGATTGACCCTGCTGGATGGATGGAATGGAGCGGTGATTTTGCCCTCGAGACATTGTACTATGGGGAGTATGCCAACACAGGGCCTGGCTCCTCGACCGCCAATAGGGTCAATTGGCCTGGTTATCATGTCATTACTAGTGCATCCACAGCTGCCCAATTCACCGTCGCAAACTTCATCGGTGGCGGTTCTTGGTTGCCGGCTACCAACGTGCCTTACACGTCTGGTCTCTAG
- the LOC121238589 gene encoding methionine aminopeptidase 1A isoform X2, producing MAETTTTTTTLSCARCGNPAHLQCPKCMELKLPREGASFCTQDCFKASWSSHKSVHLKAKLSSLGTGTPHEQNSDLLNEGWLYCLKKGQARTPKLPHFDWTGTLRPYPIAGRRAVPAHIEHPDWAVDGIPKIEPNSDLQHVVEIKTVDQIERMRETCKIAREVLDAAAHVIRPGVTTDEIDRVVHDATIAAGGYPSPLNYHFFPKSCCTSVNEVICHGIPDARTLEDGDIVNVDVTVYYKGVHGDLNETYFVGNVDEESQRLVRCTYECLEKAISIVKPGVRFREIGEVINRHASMSGLSVVKSYCGHGIGELFHCAPNIPHYGRNKAVGVMKAGQTFTIEPMINAGICILYKYGFGVIGCGLMDGLLSLLMANAVLSLSTPFW from the exons ATGGCGGAGACGACGACGACTACTACTACTCTCTCCTGCGCTCGATGTGGCAACCCTGCGCATCTTCA GTGTCCCAAGTGCATGGAATTAAAGCTTCCTCGTGAAGGTGCTTCTTTCTG CACTCAGGATTGTTTCAAGGCTTCTTGGAGCTCTCATAAATCAGTGCATTTGAAGGCAAAGCTGTCCTCACTTGGGACAGGTACTCCGCATGAACAAAATTCAGACTTACTTAATGAAGGTTGGCTATATTGCTTGAAGAAAGGACAGGCTCGAACACCAAAACTTCCCCATTTTGATTGGACTGG GACACTAAGGCCATATCCAATAGCTGGTAGACGTGCTGTACCAGCCCATATTGAGCATCCTGACTGGGCAGTTGAT GGTATCCCAAAAATTGAGCCCAATAGTGATCTGCAGCATGTCGTTGAG ATCAAAACCGTGGACCAaattgagagaatgagagagactTGCAAA ATTGCAAGGGAAGTTCTAGATGCAGCTGCTCATGTAATTCGACCTGGCGTGACAACTGATGAGATCGATCGGGTGGTTCATGATGCAACTATTGCAGCTG GAGGATATCCATCTCCTCTCAATTATCATTTCTTCCCCAAGTCTTGCTGCAC gtCAGTTAATGAAGTAATTTGCCATGGAATTCCAGATGCTAG GACATTAGAGGATGGTGATATTGTTAATGTGGATGTGACTGTGTACTACAAAGGTGTTCATG GTGATCTCAATGAAACGTACTTTGTGGGTAATGTTGATGAAGAGTCTCAACGGCTGGTCCGGTGTACATATGAGTGCTTGGAGAAAGCAATATCTATTG TGAAACCTGGAGTTCGATTCCGCGAAATTGGGGAGGTCATTAATCGTCATGCTTCAATGTCGGGGCTTTCTGTG GTAAAATCATATTGTGGTCATGGTATTGGAGAGCTCTTTCATTGTGCACCCAATATTCCACACTATGGAC GAAATAAAGCCGTTGGTGTGATGAAGGCTGGACAAACCTTTACAATTGAACCAATGATCAACGCTGGTATttgcatattatataaatat GGGTTTGGCGTGATCGGATGTGGCCTGATGGATGGACTGCTGTCACTGCTGATGGCAAACGCAGTGCTCAGTTTGAGCACACCCTTTTGGTAA
- the LOC121238589 gene encoding methionine aminopeptidase 1A isoform X1, whose protein sequence is MAETTTTTTTLSCARCGNPAHLQCPKCMELKLPREGASFCTQDCFKASWSSHKSVHLKAKLSSLGTGTPHEQNSDLLNEGWLYCLKKGQARTPKLPHFDWTGTLRPYPIAGRRAVPAHIEHPDWAVDGIPKIEPNSDLQHVVEIKTVDQIERMRETCKIAREVLDAAAHVIRPGVTTDEIDRVVHDATIAAGGYPSPLNYHFFPKSCCTSVNEVICHGIPDARTLEDGDIVNVDVTVYYKGVHGDLNETYFVGNVDEESQRLVRCTYECLEKAISIVKPGVRFREIGEVINRHASMSGLSVVKSYCGHGIGELFHCAPNIPHYGRNKAVGVMKAGQTFTIEPMINAGVWRDRMWPDGWTAVTADGKRSAQFEHTLLVTETGVEVLTARLPSSPRVFPWLNA, encoded by the exons ATGGCGGAGACGACGACGACTACTACTACTCTCTCCTGCGCTCGATGTGGCAACCCTGCGCATCTTCA GTGTCCCAAGTGCATGGAATTAAAGCTTCCTCGTGAAGGTGCTTCTTTCTG CACTCAGGATTGTTTCAAGGCTTCTTGGAGCTCTCATAAATCAGTGCATTTGAAGGCAAAGCTGTCCTCACTTGGGACAGGTACTCCGCATGAACAAAATTCAGACTTACTTAATGAAGGTTGGCTATATTGCTTGAAGAAAGGACAGGCTCGAACACCAAAACTTCCCCATTTTGATTGGACTGG GACACTAAGGCCATATCCAATAGCTGGTAGACGTGCTGTACCAGCCCATATTGAGCATCCTGACTGGGCAGTTGAT GGTATCCCAAAAATTGAGCCCAATAGTGATCTGCAGCATGTCGTTGAG ATCAAAACCGTGGACCAaattgagagaatgagagagactTGCAAA ATTGCAAGGGAAGTTCTAGATGCAGCTGCTCATGTAATTCGACCTGGCGTGACAACTGATGAGATCGATCGGGTGGTTCATGATGCAACTATTGCAGCTG GAGGATATCCATCTCCTCTCAATTATCATTTCTTCCCCAAGTCTTGCTGCAC gtCAGTTAATGAAGTAATTTGCCATGGAATTCCAGATGCTAG GACATTAGAGGATGGTGATATTGTTAATGTGGATGTGACTGTGTACTACAAAGGTGTTCATG GTGATCTCAATGAAACGTACTTTGTGGGTAATGTTGATGAAGAGTCTCAACGGCTGGTCCGGTGTACATATGAGTGCTTGGAGAAAGCAATATCTATTG TGAAACCTGGAGTTCGATTCCGCGAAATTGGGGAGGTCATTAATCGTCATGCTTCAATGTCGGGGCTTTCTGTG GTAAAATCATATTGTGGTCATGGTATTGGAGAGCTCTTTCATTGTGCACCCAATATTCCACACTATGGAC GAAATAAAGCCGTTGGTGTGATGAAGGCTGGACAAACCTTTACAATTGAACCAATGATCAACGCTG GGGTTTGGCGTGATCGGATGTGGCCTGATGGATGGACTGCTGTCACTGCTGATGGCAAACGCAGTGCTCAGTTTGAGCACACCCTTTTG GTGACAGAGACCGGAGTCGAGGTTCTAACAGCGCGATTGCCTTCCTCCCCTCGTGTGTTTCCTTGGCTAAATGCATAA